A single region of the Austwickia chelonae genome encodes:
- a CDS encoding ABC transporter substrate-binding protein produces MKITRFSGLVAAATVAVLGLTACGGGSHDPLATSTPGGAGGSAAPGQVLVGSADFSESVLLAEIYAGALKAKGVNAATKPRIGSREAYMKGLQDGSIQVMPEYTGALALFYKKDFAENDPDKAYEALKGLLPKELTVLARSAAEDKDSITVTKETAEQHRLVTMSDLAGKAGEFVLGAPDEFKSRSQGVPGLEKVYGIQFKQVRTPLAGQAAVQALKNGQIQAANIFTTDPSITQHGFVVLQDDKRLFGTQHIVPLVTKSVATPQVQKALDGVSAILTTDEVRSLVTKVDVDKEDATKVAQDWLARQGLA; encoded by the coding sequence ATGAAGATCACCCGTTTTTCCGGACTGGTCGCTGCGGCCACCGTCGCCGTGCTGGGGCTCACCGCCTGCGGCGGGGGATCGCACGACCCCTTGGCGACCTCGACCCCAGGCGGGGCCGGCGGCTCCGCAGCGCCAGGCCAGGTCCTGGTCGGTTCGGCGGACTTCAGCGAGAGCGTCCTCCTCGCCGAGATCTATGCCGGGGCGTTGAAGGCGAAGGGGGTCAACGCGGCGACGAAACCACGCATCGGGTCACGTGAGGCCTACATGAAAGGCCTGCAGGACGGCTCGATCCAGGTGATGCCCGAGTACACGGGCGCTCTCGCGCTCTTCTACAAGAAGGACTTCGCGGAGAACGACCCCGACAAGGCCTACGAGGCTTTGAAGGGTCTGCTGCCGAAGGAACTGACCGTGTTGGCTCGATCGGCAGCGGAGGACAAGGACTCGATCACCGTCACGAAGGAGACCGCGGAGCAGCACCGGCTGGTGACGATGAGCGACCTGGCGGGCAAGGCCGGTGAGTTCGTTCTCGGCGCGCCCGACGAGTTCAAGTCACGCAGCCAGGGGGTTCCCGGCCTGGAGAAGGTCTACGGCATCCAGTTCAAACAGGTACGTACTCCTCTGGCGGGGCAGGCAGCGGTGCAGGCGTTGAAGAACGGTCAGATCCAGGCCGCAAATATCTTCACCACGGATCCGTCCATCACCCAGCACGGATTCGTCGTCCTCCAGGACGACAAACGACTCTTCGGTACCCAGCACATCGTCCCGCTGGTCACGAAATCCGTGGCGACCCCCCAGGTGCAGAAGGCCCTCGACGGGGTGTCCGCCATATTGACCACGGACGAAGTGCGTTCCCTGGTCACCAAGGTCGATGTCGACAAGGAGGATGCGACCAAGGTCGCTCAGGACTGGCTGGCTCGCCAGGGGCTGGCCTGA
- a CDS encoding ABC transporter permease has protein sequence MNTQIWAWLTDPASWAGPEGITNRLIEHLGYSVLSVLLASLVAIPVGLWIGHTGRARWLVSSTNAVRAIPSLGLLFAAALFLSPYLQGSWAFLLPSLIVLVLLAIPPLLAGTYAGVEAVDPAARDAAHGMGMTSLQVLLRVELPCALPLILSGVRSSTLQVVGTATIAAYVSLGGLGAFLSEGLAIGDYPMVAGGALLVAVLALGVDVLLAVLTRVVVSPGLRPRRVRAESSEVTPEPSSAGAGTRATGA, from the coding sequence ATGAACACGCAGATCTGGGCGTGGCTGACCGACCCGGCCAGTTGGGCGGGCCCCGAGGGGATCACCAATCGGTTGATCGAACATCTCGGTTATTCGGTGTTGTCGGTGCTGTTGGCCTCACTGGTCGCGATCCCCGTGGGCCTGTGGATCGGGCACACCGGGCGGGCTCGATGGCTGGTGTCCTCGACCAATGCGGTGCGGGCCATTCCCAGTCTCGGCCTGCTCTTCGCCGCTGCGCTCTTCCTCTCGCCCTACCTACAGGGCTCCTGGGCCTTCCTGCTTCCGAGCCTGATCGTCCTGGTGCTCCTGGCGATCCCGCCATTGCTGGCCGGCACCTACGCCGGGGTGGAAGCGGTCGACCCGGCTGCCCGGGATGCCGCCCACGGGATGGGAATGACCAGCCTCCAGGTGCTCCTGCGGGTCGAACTTCCCTGTGCGCTGCCGTTGATCCTCTCCGGGGTCCGCAGCTCTACATTGCAGGTCGTCGGTACCGCCACGATCGCTGCCTATGTTTCCTTGGGCGGCCTGGGCGCTTTTCTCTCCGAAGGTCTGGCGATCGGTGACTATCCGATGGTCGCCGGTGGAGCGCTCTTGGTCGCCGTCCTCGCCCTGGGGGTGGACGTCCTCCTGGCGGTGCTGACCCGCGTAGTGGTCTCCCCGGGGCTGCGTCCTCGGCGTGTCCGGGCGGAGAGCTCGGAGGTCACGCCGGAGCCGAGCTCAGCGGGAGCCGGTACCAGGGCCACCGGTGCGTGA
- a CDS encoding ABC transporter permease encodes MTWLIEHLDVVASLAAHHAYLAGLPLVLGLVLALPLGWLAHTGPAWARPLLLAGTGLLYTIPSLALFVLAPMVLGTKILDPINVVAAMTVYTVALLVRSVADGLASVPEHVSAAATAMGYGRLARFVRVDLPLSIPVLAAGLRVAAVSNVSMVSVASLIGVAQLGNLLTGGYQRFHGDELVVGILACIALAVLFDLLILGLSILLTPWRRAGAAS; translated from the coding sequence ATGACGTGGCTGATCGAACACCTCGACGTGGTGGCCTCACTGGCTGCTCATCACGCTTATCTCGCCGGCCTTCCCCTGGTCCTCGGGCTGGTGTTGGCGCTTCCCCTGGGATGGTTGGCCCACACCGGGCCGGCCTGGGCCCGCCCCCTCCTGCTGGCCGGTACCGGCCTGCTCTACACGATCCCCAGCCTGGCGCTCTTCGTCCTGGCCCCGATGGTTCTCGGCACCAAGATCCTTGATCCGATCAACGTCGTGGCAGCGATGACGGTCTACACGGTGGCACTGCTCGTCCGCAGTGTCGCCGACGGGCTGGCCTCGGTCCCCGAACATGTCTCGGCTGCCGCCACAGCGATGGGCTACGGACGTCTGGCCCGTTTCGTGCGCGTCGATCTTCCCCTGTCGATCCCGGTCCTCGCTGCAGGTCTGCGGGTTGCCGCGGTCAGCAATGTGAGCATGGTCTCGGTGGCGTCGTTGATCGGGGTGGCCCAGCTCGGCAACCTCCTCACCGGCGGTTATCAACGATTCCATGGTGACGAACTGGTCGTGGGCATCTTGGCCTGTATCGCGCTGGCGGTGCTCTTCGACCTGCTCATCCTGGGGCTCAGCATCCTGCTGACGCCGTGGCGCCGGGCGGGGGCGGCCTCATGA
- a CDS encoding ABC transporter ATP-binding protein, translated as MIRFEEVTKRYGEGSPAVDRLTLTAPAGQITVLVGPSGCGKTTSLRMVNHMVEPTSGRILVDGEDTTTLDASRLRRGIGYVIQHGGLFPHHTVERNVMTVPLLLGVSKSEARKRAHELLARVGLDLNLAGRYPAQLSGGQQQRVGVARALAADPPVLLMDEPFSAVDPVVRDQLQADLIDLQRELHKTILFVTHDIDEAIRLGDQIAVLRVGGRLAQVADPATLLAAPADDFVASFVGRDRGYRALGFVPAPGKIAPKAEPTAVLGGDLTGLGADGWALVLDADRRPLGWARTAEVNAPPRHDDLELGGTVATRGGPLRAYLDAALSSPSRRGVVVDDDGAFLGTVRVDDLVAAMDSPRHGDPDVEASP; from the coding sequence ATGATTCGTTTCGAGGAGGTCACCAAACGGTACGGCGAAGGATCGCCTGCCGTGGACCGGCTCACCCTGACCGCGCCCGCCGGGCAGATCACCGTGCTGGTCGGGCCATCCGGGTGTGGCAAGACGACCTCCCTGAGGATGGTCAACCACATGGTCGAGCCCACATCAGGACGCATCCTCGTCGACGGTGAGGACACCACGACGCTGGACGCCAGCCGACTGCGTCGAGGCATCGGCTACGTCATCCAGCACGGCGGGCTCTTTCCCCATCACACCGTTGAACGCAATGTGATGACAGTGCCTCTGCTCCTGGGCGTCTCCAAGAGCGAGGCCCGAAAACGTGCCCATGAACTGCTGGCCAGGGTCGGCCTCGACCTGAACCTGGCCGGCCGTTACCCGGCGCAGCTCTCCGGCGGGCAACAACAGCGAGTAGGTGTCGCCCGCGCCCTCGCCGCCGACCCGCCCGTCCTGCTCATGGACGAGCCCTTCAGCGCCGTCGACCCAGTGGTGCGTGACCAGTTGCAGGCCGACCTCATCGATCTGCAACGCGAGCTGCACAAGACCATCCTCTTCGTCACCCATGACATCGACGAGGCCATCCGACTGGGCGACCAGATCGCCGTTCTGCGTGTCGGGGGGCGTCTCGCCCAGGTCGCCGACCCCGCCACCCTGCTCGCTGCCCCGGCGGACGACTTCGTGGCCAGCTTCGTCGGCCGTGACCGCGGATATCGCGCGCTGGGGTTCGTCCCCGCTCCAGGGAAGATCGCCCCGAAGGCCGAGCCCACCGCAGTCCTGGGCGGCGATCTCACCGGACTCGGCGCAGACGGGTGGGCGCTCGTCCTCGACGCCGACCGTCGTCCTCTGGGGTGGGCTCGCACCGCCGAGGTCAATGCACCGCCACGGCATGACGACCTCGAACTCGGTGGCACGGTGGCCACCCGAGGTGGTCCCCTTCGCGCGTATCTCGATGCCGCGCTGTCCTCGCCATCACGCCGAGGGGTCGTCGTCGACGACGACGGAGCTTTCCTGGGCACGGTTCGCGTGGACGACCTCGTCGCTGCGATGGACTCCCCACGGCATGGTGACCCCGACGTCGAGGCCTCCCCATGA
- the dcd gene encoding dCTP deaminase, with product MLLSDRDIRAQIDDGRVQLAPYDAAMIQPSSIDVRLDRLFRLFDNHKYPYIDPAEEQPELTRLVEVAEGEPFVLHPGEFVLGSTYEQVTLPDDIAARVEGKSSLGRLGLLTHATAGFVDPGFTGHVTLELSNVATLPIKLWPGMKIGQLCFFQLSSPAEHPYGSGRPGSHYQGQRGPTASRAFENFHRIDVVPR from the coding sequence GTGCTTCTTTCCGATCGTGACATCAGGGCCCAGATCGACGACGGGCGAGTGCAGCTCGCTCCCTACGATGCGGCGATGATCCAGCCGTCGAGCATCGATGTCCGGCTGGACCGTCTCTTCCGGTTGTTCGACAACCACAAGTACCCCTATATCGATCCGGCCGAGGAACAGCCGGAGCTGACCCGGCTCGTCGAGGTTGCCGAGGGTGAGCCCTTCGTCCTGCATCCGGGGGAGTTCGTGCTCGGCTCGACCTATGAGCAGGTGACCTTGCCCGATGACATCGCAGCTCGGGTCGAAGGCAAGTCCAGCCTGGGTCGTCTGGGGTTGCTCACCCATGCCACGGCAGGTTTCGTCGATCCCGGTTTCACCGGCCACGTGACCTTGGAGTTGTCCAATGTGGCGACTCTGCCCATCAAGCTCTGGCCGGGCATGAAGATCGGGCAGCTGTGCTTCTTCCAGCTCAGTTCTCCGGCCGAACATCCTTATGGGTCGGGGCGGCCGGGTAGTCACTATCAGGGGCAGCGGGGTCCTACGGCGAGCCGCGCCTTTGAGAACTTCCATCGCATCGATGTCGTCCCGCGTTGA
- a CDS encoding DMSO/selenate family reductase complex A subunit: MSTVKDTIRRPFSRRSFLKWTGVAGAATCVAGSTSCGLQPADPTSAASKADGERIVWSACTVNCGSRCPLRLVVRDGRVVRVDPDDTGDDELGTQQIRACVRGRSIRQRIYSPDRLKKPMKRVGKRGEGKWAEISWDEAYTLIADKMKKLIAEHGNESIYINYGTGVIGATVARSWPPNASPVARLMNCVGGSLDQYNDYSCGNIEAAVDFHYGKWQGSNSNDDTVNSRLVLMFGNNPHETRMSGGGEVFVTQKAKELAGHRVIVFDPRQSDTAMNLADEWVPLRPGTDAALVAGFAHVMITEKLLDRAFLDTYCSGFDEAHLPPNAPPGSSYESYVLGQGPDRTEKTPQWAARITGVPATTITRLAREIAATKPCAVTQGWGIQRHSNGENQSRAPMLLAAMIGQIGVSGGGTGERESSASLKMAAFPPLENPVKPVLPFYRWTDAIARGKGMDYREGIRVNGSTNSNANVKHEVKLNSNIKFIWLYGSNSLVNQHSDINETIRLLSDESACEMIVCIDNQMTVSARYSDILLPDVTTAEQIDLVQQGSAGNLGYTIFADKAVDPLYDCRPVYEMMTGIAEKMGVKDTYTEKRTQEEWVRWLVENSRVDVPDLPSYDDFKKAGIFKKKLPSVIGMKDFRDDPKGNPLETPSGKIEIWSSNLHTMSQDWPTDARRPITPLPEYTATREMPGDPLEKKYPLQCIGHHYKQRTHSSYGNSPWLKEAHPQQVWINPLDAQKRQIANGDLMAVYNDRGRLHLPAFVTPRICPGVISVPQGAWYAPEKPGGTDLGGSVNVLTSQEPTAYAKANGQHSVLVQVEKVR, translated from the coding sequence ATGTCCACCGTCAAGGACACCATCCGACGCCCGTTCTCCCGACGTAGCTTCCTGAAATGGACCGGAGTAGCAGGAGCCGCCACCTGCGTCGCCGGCAGCACGTCCTGTGGCCTCCAACCCGCCGACCCCACGTCGGCCGCCTCGAAGGCCGACGGTGAGCGCATCGTCTGGAGTGCCTGCACCGTCAACTGCGGCAGCCGCTGCCCCCTCCGGCTGGTCGTCCGCGACGGCCGTGTCGTCCGCGTCGACCCGGATGACACCGGTGACGACGAGCTGGGCACTCAGCAGATCCGGGCCTGCGTGCGTGGACGGTCCATCCGGCAGCGGATCTACAGCCCCGACCGGCTCAAGAAGCCGATGAAGCGGGTCGGCAAGCGCGGCGAGGGCAAGTGGGCCGAGATCAGCTGGGACGAGGCCTACACGCTGATCGCCGACAAGATGAAGAAGCTCATCGCCGAACACGGCAACGAGTCGATCTACATCAACTACGGCACCGGGGTCATCGGTGCCACGGTTGCGCGCAGTTGGCCTCCGAACGCCAGCCCGGTGGCCAGGTTGATGAACTGCGTGGGCGGTTCTCTCGACCAGTACAACGACTACTCCTGCGGGAACATCGAGGCTGCGGTGGATTTCCACTACGGCAAGTGGCAGGGCAGCAACAGCAATGACGACACCGTCAACTCTCGTCTGGTGCTGATGTTCGGCAACAATCCGCACGAGACCCGGATGAGTGGCGGCGGCGAGGTCTTCGTCACTCAGAAGGCGAAGGAGCTCGCTGGGCACCGGGTCATCGTCTTCGACCCGCGGCAGAGCGACACCGCGATGAATCTTGCCGATGAGTGGGTGCCGCTGCGCCCGGGCACCGATGCGGCGCTCGTCGCCGGGTTCGCGCACGTCATGATCACCGAGAAGCTCCTCGACCGGGCTTTCCTGGACACCTATTGTTCGGGTTTCGACGAGGCGCATCTGCCCCCGAATGCTCCGCCCGGTTCCTCGTACGAGTCCTATGTCCTGGGTCAGGGGCCGGACAGGACGGAGAAGACGCCTCAGTGGGCGGCGCGGATCACCGGTGTCCCGGCGACGACCATCACCCGTCTGGCCCGGGAGATCGCCGCCACCAAACCGTGTGCGGTCACCCAGGGTTGGGGTATCCAGCGGCATTCCAACGGGGAGAATCAGTCCCGGGCGCCGATGCTGCTCGCTGCGATGATCGGCCAGATCGGGGTCTCCGGGGGTGGCACCGGAGAGCGGGAGTCCTCGGCTTCGTTGAAGATGGCGGCTTTCCCCCCGTTGGAGAATCCGGTCAAACCGGTTCTGCCTTTCTACCGGTGGACCGATGCCATTGCTCGAGGCAAGGGCATGGACTACCGCGAAGGCATCCGGGTCAACGGCAGCACCAACAGCAATGCCAATGTGAAACACGAGGTGAAGCTCAACAGCAACATCAAGTTCATCTGGCTCTACGGTTCCAACTCCCTCGTGAACCAGCACAGCGACATCAACGAGACGATCCGTCTGCTCTCCGACGAGTCGGCCTGCGAAATGATCGTCTGCATCGACAACCAGATGACCGTTTCGGCGCGCTACTCCGACATCCTCCTGCCCGATGTCACCACGGCAGAACAGATCGACCTCGTCCAACAGGGCAGCGCGGGGAACCTCGGGTACACGATCTTCGCCGACAAGGCCGTCGATCCGTTGTACGACTGCCGTCCTGTCTACGAGATGATGACCGGCATCGCGGAGAAGATGGGGGTCAAGGACACCTACACCGAGAAGCGGACCCAGGAGGAGTGGGTGCGCTGGCTCGTCGAGAACAGCCGCGTCGATGTCCCCGATCTGCCTTCCTACGACGACTTCAAGAAGGCCGGCATCTTCAAGAAGAAGCTTCCCTCCGTCATCGGGATGAAGGACTTCCGGGACGACCCGAAGGGCAATCCGCTGGAGACGCCGTCGGGGAAGATCGAGATCTGGTCGAGCAATCTCCACACGATGAGTCAGGACTGGCCCACCGACGCCAGGCGGCCCATCACTCCGCTGCCCGAGTACACCGCGACCCGCGAGATGCCCGGCGACCCGTTGGAGAAGAAATACCCGTTGCAGTGCATCGGGCATCACTACAAGCAACGCACCCACTCCAGCTATGGCAACAGCCCGTGGCTGAAGGAGGCCCACCCGCAGCAGGTCTGGATCAACCCGCTGGACGCCCAGAAACGCCAGATCGCCAACGGTGACCTCATGGCGGTGTACAACGATCGCGGGCGCCTCCACCTGCCGGCCTTCGTCACCCCACGGATCTGCCCCGGAGTGATCTCCGTCCCGCAAGGAGCCTGGTACGCCCCGGAGAAACCCGGCGGCACCGATCTCGGAGGGTCGGTCAACGTACTCACCAGTCAGGAGCCGACCGCCTACGCGAAAGCCAACGGTCAGCACTCCGTCCTCGTCCAGGTCGAAAAGGTTCGGTGA
- a CDS encoding DMSO/selenate family reductase complex B subunit, translating into MPRTFKQLAFHFDQRKCTGCKACQIACKDKHDLPTGVTWRRVPEFCGGTWRVDESTQTFTQQVFTYYTSLSCNHCADPVCVQVCPSTAMRKGDNGVVSVDPTVCIGCRYCEMACPYHAPQFDADKGVMTKCDFCADRIAEGKAPACVAACPSRALDYGEADELRRKYGGTADIAPLPSPEITRPNLFITPHGEARPSGSKDGSLANPSEA; encoded by the coding sequence ATGCCGCGCACGTTCAAGCAGCTCGCCTTCCACTTCGACCAGCGCAAGTGCACCGGTTGCAAGGCCTGCCAGATCGCCTGCAAGGACAAGCACGACCTGCCCACCGGGGTGACCTGGCGGCGGGTTCCCGAGTTCTGCGGCGGGACCTGGCGGGTCGACGAGTCCACCCAGACCTTCACCCAACAGGTCTTCACCTACTACACCTCGCTGTCGTGCAATCACTGCGCCGACCCGGTCTGCGTGCAGGTCTGCCCGTCGACCGCCATGCGGAAGGGGGACAACGGTGTCGTCTCCGTCGACCCGACCGTCTGCATCGGATGCCGTTACTGCGAGATGGCCTGCCCCTATCACGCGCCACAGTTCGACGCCGACAAAGGCGTGATGACCAAGTGCGACTTCTGCGCAGACCGGATCGCCGAGGGAAAGGCCCCGGCCTGCGTCGCCGCCTGCCCCAGCCGTGCCCTCGACTACGGCGAGGCCGACGAGCTGCGCCGTAAGTACGGCGGCACCGCCGATATCGCCCCATTGCCGAGCCCGGAGATCACCCGTCCCAACCTGTTCATCACCCCGCATGGCGAAGCCCGGCCCAGCGGTTCGAAAGACGGTTCCCTCGCCAACCCTTCGGAGGCCTGA
- a CDS encoding dimethyl sulfoxide reductase anchor subunit family protein: MTHELPLVAFTLIAQMSVGSFVVLGLIHLLNARVDPHVMDRVTDPALYAVGPLLVLGMGASTLHLGSPLRGINALRHLGTSWLSNEIAAGIVFLVLGAAFAAAQWFKVGTSRARQMLAGVTAGVGLFLVYCINRVYSLRTVPAWDTPYTLVDFFTTTLLLGALAVGTAMVVTARVRARRGEEKHAEDDELILVCLRGIALAAMALLAVKFVAQPVYLAYLGTHPDPAAARSLQVRGETYGAFAVLQYTAIVAGVAVLGYFLARLSRGPVAQKVLTGVVVSAFSLVFLGEVVGRMLFYASMVRTGL; this comes from the coding sequence ATGACCCACGAGCTGCCACTCGTGGCGTTCACCCTCATCGCGCAGATGTCCGTCGGATCCTTCGTGGTCCTGGGTCTGATCCACCTGCTCAACGCCCGGGTCGACCCGCATGTCATGGACCGGGTCACCGACCCTGCTCTCTACGCCGTCGGCCCGCTCCTCGTGCTGGGGATGGGCGCCTCGACCTTGCACCTGGGGTCGCCGCTGCGCGGGATCAACGCCCTGCGTCATCTGGGGACCAGCTGGCTCTCCAACGAGATCGCCGCCGGGATCGTCTTCCTCGTCCTCGGTGCGGCCTTCGCCGCCGCCCAATGGTTCAAGGTCGGCACGTCCCGGGCGCGTCAGATGCTCGCCGGGGTCACCGCCGGGGTCGGTCTCTTCCTCGTCTACTGCATCAACCGGGTGTACAGCCTGCGCACGGTGCCGGCCTGGGACACCCCGTACACCCTGGTGGACTTCTTCACGACCACGCTGCTGCTCGGCGCGCTCGCCGTCGGCACGGCGATGGTGGTCACCGCGCGGGTGCGGGCGCGGCGGGGTGAGGAGAAGCACGCTGAGGACGACGAACTGATCCTCGTCTGCTTGCGCGGTATCGCGTTGGCGGCGATGGCCCTCCTCGCCGTGAAATTCGTGGCGCAGCCCGTCTACCTCGCCTACCTGGGTACACACCCCGATCCGGCTGCTGCCAGGTCCTTGCAGGTCCGTGGGGAGACGTATGGTGCTTTCGCCGTTCTGCAGTACACGGCGATCGTCGCCGGGGTCGCGGTCCTGGGGTATTTCCTGGCGCGGCTTTCTCGCGGTCCGGTCGCGCAGAAGGTACTCACCGGGGTGGTCGTGAGCGCATTCTCGCTGGTCTTCCTGGGTGAGGTCGTGGGCCGGATGCTGTTCTACGCCTCGATGGTGAGGACCGGGCTGTGA
- a CDS encoding TorD/DmsD family molecular chaperone codes for MTGPGAGVDESVLELLDSHGGACAFLSAVLLNKPDAALASRLRASDLIGTWPLPDVAGSDGLDGRSHLAGWAEAVFSGAAQGSPEVPDESLIDEAVAEWMRLFRGPGPLQACPYESVHREEEKLTFGEQTVSVRRWYAVHGVEAPRLNVEPDDHLGLELAFVSHLCLSALDAAEAGDLAGLSGKVAALSSFLGEHLLVWADEVADAMITHAETGLYQGVGLLLRGACRSLQTAFR; via the coding sequence GTGACCGGCCCGGGAGCAGGCGTGGACGAGTCGGTCCTCGAACTGCTCGATTCACATGGCGGTGCTTGCGCCTTCCTGTCCGCGGTGTTGTTGAACAAACCTGATGCGGCTTTGGCGAGCCGGCTCCGTGCGTCGGATCTGATCGGCACGTGGCCGCTGCCTGATGTCGCCGGGTCTGATGGGCTCGATGGGCGTAGTCACCTCGCTGGGTGGGCAGAGGCGGTTTTCTCCGGTGCGGCGCAGGGTTCTCCGGAGGTCCCTGACGAGTCGTTGATCGATGAGGCGGTGGCCGAGTGGATGCGGCTCTTCCGCGGTCCAGGGCCGTTGCAAGCCTGCCCCTACGAGTCGGTCCACCGGGAGGAGGAGAAGCTCACCTTCGGGGAACAGACCGTCTCGGTGCGTCGCTGGTATGCCGTTCACGGCGTCGAAGCACCCCGGTTGAACGTGGAACCGGACGATCATCTCGGCTTGGAGCTGGCGTTCGTCTCTCATCTGTGTCTGAGCGCCTTGGATGCGGCTGAGGCCGGTGACCTGGCAGGCTTGTCCGGGAAGGTCGCGGCGCTTTCCTCCTTCTTGGGCGAGCATCTGCTGGTGTGGGCGGACGAGGTGGCAGACGCGATGATCACGCACGCCGAGACCGGTCTGTACCAGGGAGTCGGTTTGTTGTTGCGAGGCGCCTGCCGGTCGTTGCAGACGGCTTTCCGCTGA
- a CDS encoding 4Fe-4S binding protein, giving the protein MESSRPPWDTRPLRRHLRSNRASAVVLSCPDSCSRPERAGAETTGVPSAAAVEGRGGGVDAVEETPDLPERTILVKAPVCLADVEPAAILECLSMTALTVVDACDQGAASGRGAVQTARAAGAEVLAAPGAVAAGWSGPVVRGDAVPVPRRVLLGRAEELEEMVSRPQERLTAAVRALCPGPPTAALAGMSGDALRLQAPGCHGDGLCVRACPQEALARRVDGDGARRFVLVLDPGLCDGCGECVQACPHRALRDLGQLSWAEVLAGPMVLRSGLIGDCERCGAPVRGSQPLCHVCVERDRDPFGVCPPPGFVLDEQTGGLRREGDVSGVGAGCSPVGWSA; this is encoded by the coding sequence GTGGAGAGCAGCCGCCCCCCTTGGGATACTCGCCCGTTGCGTCGTCACCTGCGGTCGAACAGAGCTTCAGCAGTGGTGCTGAGCTGCCCTGATTCCTGTTCGCGACCGGAGCGAGCTGGTGCGGAGACGACCGGGGTGCCGTCGGCCGCTGCGGTGGAAGGTCGGGGCGGCGGCGTGGATGCCGTTGAGGAGACACCGGATCTTCCGGAGCGGACCATCCTGGTGAAAGCGCCTGTCTGTCTGGCGGATGTCGAGCCGGCGGCGATCTTGGAGTGCCTGTCCATGACTGCGTTGACCGTGGTCGATGCCTGCGACCAGGGCGCCGCTTCCGGGCGGGGAGCAGTGCAGACCGCCCGGGCGGCGGGTGCCGAGGTCTTGGCCGCGCCGGGTGCGGTGGCTGCCGGATGGTCGGGCCCTGTGGTGCGAGGGGATGCCGTTCCGGTGCCTCGGCGGGTGCTCCTGGGCCGGGCCGAGGAGTTGGAGGAGATGGTTTCCCGGCCGCAGGAGCGGTTGACTGCGGCGGTGCGGGCGCTGTGCCCGGGCCCGCCGACCGCAGCGTTGGCCGGCATGTCTGGTGATGCCTTGCGTCTTCAGGCGCCGGGGTGTCACGGTGACGGGCTGTGTGTCCGGGCGTGCCCGCAGGAGGCTTTGGCCCGTCGGGTCGACGGTGATGGGGCCCGTCGGTTCGTTCTCGTCCTTGATCCGGGGCTTTGCGACGGATGTGGGGAGTGTGTGCAGGCGTGTCCGCACCGTGCGTTGCGCGATCTGGGGCAGTTGTCGTGGGCCGAGGTCCTGGCGGGTCCGATGGTCTTGCGTTCCGGGTTGATCGGTGACTGCGAGCGCTGTGGTGCTCCGGTGCGGGGCAGTCAGCCGCTGTGTCATGTCTGTGTGGAGCGGGATCGGGATCCTTTCGGGGTGTGTCCGCCTCCGGGATTCGTGCTTGATGAGCAGACCGGGGGGCTTCGGCGGGAGGGTGATGTTTCCGGGGTGGGTGCTGGGTGTTCTCCGGTGGGCTGGAGCGCGTAG